The window GATTTTTACCAATTAACGGATTGCCCGGTAAAAGGTTTATATGATCATCAATAACCATTAGCGATGCATTTCTCATTTTAGGATTCAATGCGCCACAAGCATTTGATAATAAAAGATAATTGATACCTAGTAATTTCATTACACGAACGGGAAAAGTGAGTTGTTGGAAAGAATAACCCTCATAATAATGAAACCGACCCTGCATCAGGATCAAATTCTTATCTCCCAATCTGCCATAAATTAACTTCCCTTTATGAGATTCGACCGTAGAAGTTGGGAAGTTTGGAATATGCTCATACTCTAGTTCTTTAACAACCTCTACTCTTTCGGCAAATTTACCCAATCCGGTTCCCAAAACAATCCCAATATCAGGATTTGTAAATCCATGATCCTTTAAAAATTGAACGGTTTCTTTAATTTTTTCCATTATCATATTAATCGTTAAGTGGATTCTTCGTAAAATTTGTTAAAATTAGTGACAAAGCTAATATTTTGAATTACTTTTGTTATTTAGAATGTTTTTAAATAACTTGACATGATCATTACAATTATACTTATATACATACTTAACTTATTTTCGATACAAATTCCTGGCAAACAGGATAAGAAAGCTAGAGTTGAATTAGAAATACAACCAAAAAAGAATATGGAGACAGAGGTAATTAAAAAAACTGAATCTGAATGGAAAGCTCAATTGTCGCCAATAGCCTTTAAGGTTTTACGTCAAAATGCTACAGAAGCACCTTTCACCGGTGAATTTTATAAAAATGATGATAAAGGAACCTATTACTGTGCGGCTTGCAACAATAAACTTTTTAGTTCGGACACGAAATTTGATTCGGGCTGCGGTTGGCCAAGTTTTTACGATTTGATTGATAAAGCCAACGTTAACCTTGTTAAAGACACTACACTTGGAATGATCAGAACCGAAATCAGATGCAAAAAATGTGACGGTCACTTGGGACATGTATTTGATGATGGCCCCAAACCTACCGGATTAAGATACTGTATCAATTCTGCAGCCCTTGATTTCGAAAATAAATAATCGTTTTGTCTATTTAAAAATGGCAAGAACTTAATCCATTTTTTTTCAGATATTCCTGATGATATTCCTCAGCTTTATAAAATGTTGAAGCTTTAGTTATTTCGGTTACAATTGGGTTATTGTACAAACCTGATTTCTCAAGGTTTGCTTTACTTTCTTCAGCAACTTTTTTTTGCTTTTCTGTTTGATAAAATATTGCAGACCGATACTGTGTTCCTATATCCACTCCTTGCTTATTTAAAGTAGTTGGATTATGCATCTGCCAAAAAACATCTAGTAATTCCTGATAACTAACTTCCATAGGATTATATTCGATTTGAACTACTTCGGCATGTCCGGTATTACCGTCGCAAACATCTTTGTAAGTTGGATTTCCTAAAGTACCTCCCAAATAACCGACCGTTGTATTTATTACCCCTTTTATTTGCATAAATGCATCTTCCACTCCCCAAAAACATCCGGCTCCAAATGTAGCAATTTCCATTTTTTTCTGTTTTAATTTTATGTTAAACCTGATTATAATGAATAATAAACACCTGCAAAGATAATCATTGATTATGCCGATTATTCATTTTTAGGAAATTTATTTGGAATGAATCCAGATAATATTCAAGCCAGCTATTTTGACAATTAAAAAAGGGCTGTTTCTCAGCGTAGTAAAAATATTTTTTAACACAAATATTTACTGATGGTGCTCATCAAACTCTTATGTTTGATCGGTTTGGTAAGATAATCATCACATCCACAATCAATGGATTTCTGTTTATCATAATCAAATGCAAGTGCCGTTTGGGCAATCACATAAATATTTTTATTCAGTTTTTTTATCTGTGTTGTTGCTTCAAAACCACTCATTTTTGGAAGTTTGAGATCCATAAGCACCAAATTAATATCATTGTTTTTCTGACATAATTTTAAGGCATCTTCGCCATTACTTGCTGAAATTACATGCACATTTAGCGGTGCAAGCAATCTTTCGATAAGAATCCTGCTTGAATCTACATCTTCAACAATTAATATGGTTTTATCATTTAGCTTATTACTGATCCCTGTAATTATCCTATTGTATGGTTTTCGCATTATTTTGGCCATTAATGGGAGTGAAAAAGAAAACTCAGAGCCATGATCAATCTTTGATTCAACAGTTAAATTGCCTCCTAGCAATTCAACCAATTTTTTTGAAATCGACAAGCCCAATCCAGATCCGCTGTATTTACCATCAAATGGTCCACGTACTTGTCCAAACCTTTCGAATATAAAACTGAGGTCGCTCTTTTTTATCCCAATTCCTGTGTCTTTGATATAAAAACGGGCAGTTGATTCAAGTATTTCACATCCAAAAACAACGAATCCTTTATCTGTAAACTTAATGGCATTATCAATGAGATTGACCAATACCTGAAATAATCTTGTACGATCGGTTGTTATATGTAACTTTTTAATTCCGGATGGCCATTCAACTTTGAATTCTAAACCCGGCTTTACTAATTTTTTAAGTTTAGCAGAATAAACCTGTTCCAATTCACTCATCAATTCAAACACATCTACAGTTGTTGGCTTTATTGGCAGCTGGCTTCCTTCAATTTTACTTAAATCCAAAATATCATTTAGGAGAGTTAACAAAACTTCCCCATTCCTTGCAATTATATCAATATATTCATCTCGTTCGGCCGGGTTATCAGTATAGCGTAACAGATCAGAAAACCCAAGGATAGAATTCATTGGGGTACGGATTTCATGTGACATATTTGCCAAAAAAGCAGACTTAAGGCGATCCGATTCTTCAGCCTTCACTTTTGCTTTTGCTAATTCTAAATTTGTAGTTTTTATCTTTTTCTCCAGTTTAAGATGGTCGGTAATGTTTGATGAAACACCTATCACTGATTCAACTTCACCTGCCGAATTTTTCATTGGCGAATAAGTAGTGTCAAAAAATAATCCATTGATCTCTATCACAGTTCTAACAAACTCCCCATTTAATGCCTTACTCACACTCTCAACAATATGGGGATGATTCATTTTCGATTCGAAAACTGAATATCCAACTAATTCATCCGGACTTATACCCAAGCTTATTAGACTTTTACCATCTGCGAAAGTAAATACCCCATTTTTATCCAATGAAAACAAAATTACATGTGCTTCCGAAATAACTGTTTTAAGTTTTTGATTACTATCTTGCAAAGCTTGTTCAGCTCTAACCTGCTCCGTTATATCGGTATGAGTACCAAATATCCTGATTGCTTTTCCTTTTTTATTTTTAATTGAAACTCCCCTATTTTGAATCCATCTATAGGTTCCATCTTTATGCCGCATACGAAAGGATATTTGAAATTGTCCTTCCGGGTAATTTAAATATTGCTTTAATTCGCGATGAACACGACCGTAGTCTGTTGGGTGTAATAAATTCTGAAATGTCAAAAACTCATTTTTAATCTGATCAGGCCCGTATCCGAGTTGTGCTTTCCATTGATCAGAATAAAACAATTCATCTTGATCCAACTTCCAATCCCAAATCCCCTCTTGAGCTGCAGTGAGAGCCAATGTATAACCATTCTCATCGGCTACTTTATTAAACTCAGATCTATAATAATCCACCTCCGCAGTCAGCTGCTCTACTTTCTTCATTAATTCGGTTTTTGATAGCATGGTATTAGCTAAGCTATTTTGTGACATTATTCAGTAAATAATACAGGATATTCTTCAACTAAAAAAAACAATTGAAGAGATAACAAGTTTAAGCTTATTTATTACGGGAACACATCGGCATAATACCCAATTTTACACTAGGTAATACACCTAAGAATACTTACAATTCGAATAAGTGATTATTGATTGAATACTTGACCAAACCGGCAGTGTTTCTTACTCCTGTTTTTTCGAGCAAGTTTCTTCGATGGGCATCAACTGTACGCATACTTATGGAAAGTTTATCAGCAATTTCCTGATTTGAATATTCCCTGACAATGAGTTCCAACACTTCCATTTCCCTGGCCGTTAATTCTATTTTTGCATCATGTTCTTTCTTTTTTCGAGGATTGGTTAACTCTTTAATAACAGCCAAGGTTATTTCCGGACTGTAATAATGTTTGCCTTCAACTACTGCGCTTAAAGCACTAAGTAACTCTTTCTTTCCCAAGTTTTTCAAAATATACCCAACAGCACCGGCCTCTATCATCTTGGTTAAATAGATTTCCTCACTATGCATTGTGAGGGCTATTACTCTTGTATCTTCGAATTTCTCATTAATTTCACGAGTGCAATCGATGCCATTCATCTCAGGCATATTTATATCAACAATGGCAATGTCAATCTTTGTTTTAGCCAGAATCGCTAGTGCTTCCCGCCCATTAGAAGCTTCTGCAATAACCGAATACTCCGGCTGATCATGCAATAGCGAACTGATCCCGTCTCTAATAATTTTATGGTCGTCGACTACTAAAATTTTAATTTTTTTCATGATCCTTTGATTTTGTTAATGGGATATCTATACTTATCATTGTGCCTTTATCAATTTCACTTTCAACGGTAATGGCACCGTCTAACAGCTTGGTTCTATGATAAAGGCTTTGCATTCCATAGCTTGATGTATCTTGTAGTTTCGAGTTAATCCTAAATCCCTTCCCGTCATCTTCACAAGTCAAATGAATTTCATTCTCGCTCAAGATTATTTGCAAGGTGGCCATTTTAGCATCTGCATGCTTAATGATATTATTAATGCATTCTTGTCCAATTCGATATAAATGTAATTCTATATTCTTATCTAATCGTTGATGAATATGTTTATGAATGAATTTGAATTGAGTTTTTGAGCTTTCGTTTAATTTCCTGATCAGAATATCCAAGCTATCAATTAAACCAAAATCGTGAACAACTCTTGGAATAAGATTAGCAGTAATAGACCTGCTCTCAGTAATTGCCTGATTTAAAAAATTCAACCCGTTCTCAAAGTTCTCCCTTAGCTTTATGTTTAAAGGATCGACATCCTCTTTTATTGCATTGAAATTCATTATAGCAGCTGAAAGATATTGCCCGATCCCATCATGCAGTTCACTGGCGATTCTTATCTTTTCTCTATCTTCACCTTCAATGATAAGTTTGATCCTTGATTTTTCAGTTTCTTTTAATTTTTCAATATACTCTTCCAATAAAAGTTGCTTCTGCTGTAATTCATATCTTTGTTGATACAACTGAATAAAAATTTTCACCTTGCCGAGTAGAACTTCTCTTTTAATAGGTTTGGTAAGATAATCGACCGCTCCGGCCAAATAGCCTTTAAAAACACTTGCCGAATCAGAATATACTCCCGTTAAGAAAATGATTGGGGTAAGTGCGTTTAGTTTTGTCTGCCGAATAATATCAGCTAACTCAAAACCGTCCAAATATGGCATTTGAACATCCAGTATAAATAAGGCGTACTCATCCTTTTTGACCAACTTTTTTGCTTCAGTTGATTTCAGACAGGTAGTTATTTCAGCACGAATCCCTATTAAATACTTCTCAACTAATAATAAATTTGGTTCCCAATCGTCAACAACTAATATTTTTGGTAGCATTTCTTCTTATTGATTATACCAAATATATGCCATTATCGCTTATCTGCAAAATTGAAGGCATATAAAAAGTTTAAAAATCTATGGGTTCTGTATTTTTTTGTAATTCCTTGGTTGAAAGTAACCCACATGCTGCAAAAATATCCTGACCCCTTGAAGCTCTAATAGTTGTTGTGATTCCCTTTGACATTAATTTTTCCCTAAACTCATTAATAGCCTTTTCATCAGGACTTTCCAAGGGAGAGTTAGGAATAGGATGAAAGCGAAGTAAATTAATTCTACACTTTATTCCATTTAAGATTTTCGCTAACTCATTGACATGTCGCTGGCTATCATTAAATCCTTTAAATAAAATATATTCGAATGAAATCCGTCTTTGCTTGCCCCATTCAAAGTCGTGAATGGCTTGTAAAAGTTTTGTTAATGGATACACATTTTCAATTGGCATAATTTTTTTTCGATCATCTTCGAATGGAGAATGTAAACTAATTGCGAGATGAGCTTTGGACTCAGTTAAAAATTGCTGCATTGCCGGGATAATGCCAATAGTCGACACGGTAATCCTTTTTGGAGACCATGCATAACCCCATTCACTCGTCATAATTTCAAGCGATTTCAGAACTTCTTTCAAATTATCGAAAGGTTCACCCATTCCCATATAAACGATATTGGTCAATTGATCGAATTCGGGCAAACTATGAATTTGATTCACAATTTCACCCGCACTCAACTGACCTTGAAAACCTTGTTTACCGGTCATACAAAACAAACATCCCATCTTGCAACCAATTTGAGATGAAATACAAAGCGTGGCGCGATCCTTATCTGGAATATAAGCTGATTCAATAAATTTCTTTCCGGCAGCAGGGTATAAGTATTTTTTTGTTCCGTCGATGGAGGTTTGTTCCTTAACAGGCAAGTTTAATCCAATTTCATATTTCTCCTGAAGTTTGGTTCTATTAGTCTTCGACAGATTTTTCATATCCTGAATTTCTGTGATGTGCTTTTTATACAGCCAATCAGAAATTTGTCCTGCAACAAAAGTAGGCATCCCTTCCTGAACAACAATTTCCTGTAGTTCACTTAATGTTTTTCCGAATAATTTATCTTTCATCCGTAATTAAATTTATAAAACTTGCCTACCCTGTCTGCCGACAGGCAGGTGCAATAAGGTTGCTTGGATAGCCTGTCCCGATTTTGGCAAAAGAACTGACCCGATCGGACGCTTATCATTAAAAATAAATTTCCGCAATTATCTGTTTGAACGGGATCCCCTTTTGAATAAGGATGTCCCTGGTTTCAACCACCATTTCAGCACTGCCGCAAAGATAATATTTATGTTTGGGAGGCAGTTCATTTAACGATTTTAGATATTCTGTTAACCTGCCTTTAAAAACTCCCTGTCCGGTTTGTTGCGAACAGCAAGGGATATAATTATCTTTAAAATAAGCCTCAAATACATTTCTAAAATAGAAGGCACTTAATGTCCTGCCTCCGTGAATAATGATTTTATTAGATGCAAGTCCGGAATAAAACATGGATGTAAATGGGGCTATTCCGGTACCGGCAGCTATCCAATAAGCAGGTTCCTTTGTCCCGGTAAACTTTCCGAAAGGCTTTGAAATAAAAATCTTGTCCCCCTCAATTAATTGCGACAT of the Bacteroidota bacterium genome contains:
- a CDS encoding response regulator, with amino-acid sequence MKKVEQLTAEVDYYRSEFNKVADENGYTLALTAAQEGIWDWKLDQDELFYSDQWKAQLGYGPDQIKNEFLTFQNLLHPTDYGRVHRELKQYLNYPEGQFQISFRMRHKDGTYRWIQNRGVSIKNKKGKAIRIFGTHTDITEQVRAEQALQDSNQKLKTVISEAHVILFSLDKNGVFTFADGKSLISLGISPDELVGYSVFESKMNHPHIVESVSKALNGEFVRTVIEINGLFFDTTYSPMKNSAGEVESVIGVSSNITDHLKLEKKIKTTNLELAKAKVKAEESDRLKSAFLANMSHEIRTPMNSILGFSDLLRYTDNPAERDEYIDIIARNGEVLLTLLNDILDLSKIEGSQLPIKPTTVDVFELMSELEQVYSAKLKKLVKPGLEFKVEWPSGIKKLHITTDRTRLFQVLVNLIDNAIKFTDKGFVVFGCEILESTARFYIKDTGIGIKKSDLSFIFERFGQVRGPFDGKYSGSGLGLSISKKLVELLGGNLTVESKIDHGSEFSFSLPLMAKIMRKPYNRIITGISNKLNDKTILIVEDVDSSRILIERLLAPLNVHVISASNGEDALKLCQKNNDINLVLMDLKLPKMSGFEATTQIKKLNKNIYVIAQTALAFDYDKQKSIDCGCDDYLTKPIKHKSLMSTISKYLC
- a CDS encoding response regulator transcription factor, producing the protein MKKIKILVVDDHKIIRDGISSLLHDQPEYSVIAEASNGREALAILAKTKIDIAIVDINMPEMNGIDCTREINEKFEDTRVIALTMHSEEIYLTKMIEAGAVGYILKNLGKKELLSALSAVVEGKHYYSPEITLAVIKELTNPRKKKEHDAKIELTAREMEVLELIVREYSNQEIADKLSISMRTVDAHRRNLLEKTGVRNTAGLVKYSINNHLFEL
- the msrB gene encoding peptide-methionine (R)-S-oxide reductase MsrB; protein product: METEVIKKTESEWKAQLSPIAFKVLRQNATEAPFTGEFYKNDDKGTYYCAACNNKLFSSDTKFDSGCGWPSFYDLIDKANVNLVKDTTLGMIRTEIRCKKCDGHLGHVFDDGPKPTGLRYCINSAALDFENK
- the msrA gene encoding peptide-methionine (S)-S-oxide reductase MsrA; translated protein: MEIATFGAGCFWGVEDAFMQIKGVINTTVGYLGGTLGNPTYKDVCDGNTGHAEVVQIEYNPMEVSYQELLDVFWQMHNPTTLNKQGVDIGTQYRSAIFYQTEKQKKVAEESKANLEKSGLYNNPIVTEITKASTFYKAEEYHQEYLKKNGLSSCHF
- a CDS encoding response regulator — protein: MLPKILVVDDWEPNLLLVEKYLIGIRAEITTCLKSTEAKKLVKKDEYALFILDVQMPYLDGFELADIIRQTKLNALTPIIFLTGVYSDSASVFKGYLAGAVDYLTKPIKREVLLGKVKIFIQLYQQRYELQQKQLLLEEYIEKLKETEKSRIKLIIEGEDREKIRIASELHDGIGQYLSAAIMNFNAIKEDVDPLNIKLRENFENGLNFLNQAITESRSITANLIPRVVHDFGLIDSLDILIRKLNESSKTQFKFIHKHIHQRLDKNIELHLYRIGQECINNIIKHADAKMATLQIILSENEIHLTCEDDGKGFRINSKLQDTSSYGMQSLYHRTKLLDGAITVESEIDKGTMISIDIPLTKSKDHEKN
- the rlmN gene encoding 23S rRNA (adenine(2503)-C(2))-methyltransferase RlmN, with translation MKDKLFGKTLSELQEIVVQEGMPTFVAGQISDWLYKKHITEIQDMKNLSKTNRTKLQEKYEIGLNLPVKEQTSIDGTKKYLYPAAGKKFIESAYIPDKDRATLCISSQIGCKMGCLFCMTGKQGFQGQLSAGEIVNQIHSLPEFDQLTNIVYMGMGEPFDNLKEVLKSLEIMTSEWGYAWSPKRITVSTIGIIPAMQQFLTESKAHLAISLHSPFEDDRKKIMPIENVYPLTKLLQAIHDFEWGKQRRISFEYILFKGFNDSQRHVNELAKILNGIKCRINLLRFHPIPNSPLESPDEKAINEFREKLMSKGITTTIRASRGQDIFAACGLLSTKELQKNTEPIDF
- a CDS encoding purine-nucleoside phosphorylase gives rise to the protein MMEKIKETVQFLKDHGFTNPDIGIVLGTGLGKFAERVEVVKELEYEHIPNFPTSTVESHKGKLIYGRLGDKNLILMQGRFHYYEGYSFQQLTFPVRVMKLLGINYLLLSNACGALNPKMRNASLMVIDDHINLLPGNPLIGKNLDEMGPRFPDMSQPYNWEMNRKFHQIADNNQIELFEGVYVAVTGPNLETRAEYRFLRGIGADVVGMSTVPEVIVANQIGLPCAAISVVTDECDPDNLEVANIKDILANAAKAEIKLNQLFEVFIREYGI
- a CDS encoding oxidoreductase, translating into MNTNDGYNFFQANVLKLEEITTGVFVLAYKKIHEFLAGQVVAITTDLNDKPRLYSIASGIREEEVRILFNVVPEGKLTTQMSQLIEGDKIFISKPFGKFTGTKEPAYWIAAGTGIAPFTSMFYSGLASNKIIIHGGRTLSAFYFRNVFEAYFKDNYIPCCSQQTGQGVFKGRLTEYLKSLNELPPKHKYYLCGSAEMVVETRDILIQKGIPFKQIIAEIYF